The genome window AGCAGCCGGTACCGATGTTCCATTTCGACCACCACCCAGCGCAAAACACCCATGATGCGCTCGAGATTGGTCTCCACTTTTCCATATAAATGAGGCAGTCCATTGAAGCGGATCAACTCGACCATCTTCGAGTCGATCATGACGAGGCGCAGGTCTTCAGGCGCATTGTTCATGGCAAGACATGCTGCAATGGATGTAATGCAGACCGATTTACCGGAACCCGTTGAACCGGCTATTAACAAATGCGGCATACGCGCCAGATCCGCGATCAACGGTTGACCGGAGACATCGCGTCCCAGGGCAATGGTGAGGGGCGCACCTACCTTATAGAACACATCTGACTCAAGCAGGGTTTTCATACGGACAACGGAACTGTGTGTATTCGGCACTTCGATACCGACGTATGGTTTACCGGGTACCGGAGCTTCGATACGCAAACGCTGGGCGGATAATGCGAGGGCAATATCCTTTTCCAGGGAGGCGATCTGCGCGACACGCACTTTCATTTGTTGGGCATCTTCTTCATCGGAGCCGGGCTTTTTGATAAAGCCCGGTTGTACGGCAAATTGTGTGACTGCGGGGCCGACACGATACCCAATGACAGTGGCAGGGATGCCAAACTCAGCGAGGGTTTTCATGATCAAACCCGCCGTCTGGTTGATCGTACGTTCATCGGCATGCGTGGCAGATTCAGCCAACAGGATGCCCAAAGGCGGCAGGTCCTCTCCGCGCGGCGGCAGCTTATTTGATCTCTCCTCCTTTTTGTTGCCCGATTTCAAAGAGGTGCGGAATTCCGGCGGCAGCGGCTGGGTCTTCTTTCTTTGCACGCCAGACTTTGCCGATTTTTCACCTTTTTGGTTTTCATCCACAGGCACAGGCGTGGACAAAACCACAGGCGGAGCTTCGCCGGCAATTTGCAACAACCAGGCTTCGAGTTTGGACCAGAAGCCAAGGCCCGTTGCCGCCGTGAGAAGCCAAAGGAGAAAGAGTACAAGCGTGCCGCCCAACCCTCCGAGGGAACGCCATGCAAAGGTGGCAAGCCCCCAGCCAAGGCGTCCGCCGTCCATGCCGGACTCTGCCCGGAAGAGGTTGTTGCCTCCAATAACGGCAAGCAAGCCCAGGGTCAGGAGAGAGGCGAGCTCAAGGGAAATAAGCCGCCCCCAACGCACCTCATCCCGATCCCGTTTGAGAAGCGAGTATCCAAAATATCCAATGCCAAAGATGACCAGCAAACTTCCCCAGCCAAACCAGAGACGAAGCAGGCTGGCAAAAGGCGTAAGGATGATGCCGTCTGTAAATTCCCACACGGCCAGCAGTGACATCAATGCGAACGCGATCAACACCACGCCAATGGCGTCGCGCAGAAAACGGCCAAACTGCATGTAAAAACCGGCAAGACGCTCCAGCCAATCGTTTGGCGATTCGGTCTGAGGGTATTGTCTTTTGCGGGTGTCCGAGGATTGCGGCATGGGGGTTACGCTCCGCGAAGCCTCATGCTCAAGCCCATGCGCTGATGGGCCGCATCCAAATGCAGGATACGCACTTGAACCTGCTGCCCCTCGGAAAGGAATTCCTTGAGCGGCCTGCCCTCGGCCTGTGGAATTTCGGAGATATGAATGAGACCTTCCACCCCTGCCTCCAGACGGGCGAATGCGCCAAAGGAAAGTACGCTGGTGATGATTGCAGATTGTATGCTGCCATCCGGAAACTCAACCGACGCGTTCTGCCAGGGATTGGGCAGGAGCCGTTTCAGGCTCAGCGCCACGCGGCAACGTTCGGGTGCAAGGTCCAGCACTTGCACGTCTATCGTACTGCCCAGATTGACGATTTGAGAGGGATGGGAAACGCGTCCCCACGATAATTCCGAAATGTGAATCAACCCTTCCACGCCGCCGAGGTCAATGAACACACCGAAGTCCGTGATATTGGTAACCTTGCCCTGAACATTCTGTCCAGCCCGCAATGCCTCGAATATCTCTGCACGTTTGCCCGGCTCCGATTGCGCCGCGCGTTCCGAAAAAACCACGCGCCCATCCTCCGGCACACATTCGATCACCTTCAAACGAAGCGAACGTCCGACGTATGCTTCCAGGTCATGCTCGCGGTCAGGATATTCCACTTTTCCGGATAAGGCCACCAAATGCGAAAATGGCACAAAGCCATACATGCCATCGCCCTCGACGAGCAAGCCGCCGCGATTATGGCCGGTGACCATCAGGTCAACGATCTGGTCGCGCAGATACAAGTCCTTGACCTGCGTCCAGTCGGCAGGTTTTTTCTCTGAGAACGCACCTTTCGGCTCCCCACCGACATCGGGCTTGCTCCCGGCAAAATGAGCCGGGGGAAACGCCGACGAGCGATTCTCCTCCGCCAGAACCGACGACCACCAGCCATCATCTATCACTGGCATCGGATTTTCATACCTTCTTTTTGTGTCAGCCATGATCGGCTCCTTCTCATACTTCAAAATACGTTCATTGATCTTGAAGGTTCACTTCCATCTCGAGGATCGCTTTCGCAACAGCCTCCACGGCGACGCGCTGTTTTCGGTACAGGTCGGCTTCAGACATCGCCAATCTGGCGGCGACATCCCGCACCTTGCGCCCCTCGATAAATTTCATTTCAAGGATATTGTACAGTATCCACTCCGTTGTAAACTTTCGATCACCCCGCGGTTTAACCTGATCCACAGCACGGCGCAATAAAGCCCGCAATGCATTTGCGGTATTGCCGTCATCTTTTTCGGCAAGTTCACGCACAACTTGAAGTTTCGTCAAGGGGTTATTCGTAAATTTGGGTCCGCCCCAATAATGCGTCAGCGCATCCTTGACCCAATTGGCAAGGTCTGCCTCCTGCGGCAGCGGCTCCGCCAGCAGACTCGCGCGCGTATCATAACGTCCTGCCGCACGCAGCCGCTGGATCATTTCCACCTGCGGTTGTAGATCTGCCAGGGAACGGAACACGCGCAATTGGAGTTGACGGTCTTCCAGCGCTATCGCGGCACGGTCTGCCAGCAGCCACAAGGCATCGCGCTGATCGTGTTCCAATGTCTGCCTCTCCCCTTTTGCAACACCGAGCAAGCCGAGCAGTGGAGGCAGTTCATCGCGGTCCATTTCCGGATGTCTGCGGCGATGCAATGGCAAGACAAAAAAGCTGCCCCATTGGAACTCGCGCCGCGTGTCGCCGTTGACCTGTTCAAGGGCTTCGGTTAAACCCTCCTGGTC of Anaerolineales bacterium contains these proteins:
- a CDS encoding DNA translocase FtsK, with protein sequence MPQSSDTRKRQYPQTESPNDWLERLAGFYMQFGRFLRDAIGVVLIAFALMSLLAVWEFTDGIILTPFASLLRLWFGWGSLLVIFGIGYFGYSLLKRDRDEVRWGRLISLELASLLTLGLLAVIGGNNLFRAESGMDGGRLGWGLATFAWRSLGGLGGTLVLFLLWLLTAATGLGFWSKLEAWLLQIAGEAPPVVLSTPVPVDENQKGEKSAKSGVQRKKTQPLPPEFRTSLKSGNKKEERSNKLPPRGEDLPPLGILLAESATHADERTINQTAGLIMKTLAEFGIPATVIGYRVGPAVTQFAVQPGFIKKPGSDEEDAQQMKVRVAQIASLEKDIALALSAQRLRIEAPVPGKPYVGIEVPNTHSSVVRMKTLLESDVFYKVGAPLTIALGRDVSGQPLIADLARMPHLLIAGSTGSGKSVCITSIAACLAMNNAPEDLRLVMIDSKMVELIRFNGLPHLYGKVETNLERIMGVLRWVVVEMEHRYRLLESAHARDLDAYNRKISRKADVKPLARIVVLIDELADLMMSAPEHTEHNLVRLAQMARATGIHLVVATQRPSTDVVTGLIKANFPARLAFAVASGIDSRVILDYTGAETLLGRGDMLFLNPEVGNPVRAQGAMITDMEIERIISHWQKTGETPADDSPPWEKLLQEPGEGEDDGLIEQAISIVRKGQRASASLLQRRLRIGYPRAARLLDQLEEMGVVGPSQGGGKERDVLVSEDDLSGEEKSEE
- a CDS encoding S1 RNA-binding domain-containing protein, which produces MADTKRRYENPMPVIDDGWWSSVLAEENRSSAFPPAHFAGSKPDVGGEPKGAFSEKKPADWTQVKDLYLRDQIVDLMVTGHNRGGLLVEGDGMYGFVPFSHLVALSGKVEYPDREHDLEAYVGRSLRLKVIECVPEDGRVVFSERAAQSEPGKRAEIFEALRAGQNVQGKVTNITDFGVFIDLGGVEGLIHISELSWGRVSHPSQIVNLGSTIDVQVLDLAPERCRVALSLKRLLPNPWQNASVEFPDGSIQSAIITSVLSFGAFARLEAGVEGLIHISEIPQAEGRPLKEFLSEGQQVQVRILHLDAAHQRMGLSMRLRGA